The proteins below come from a single Nitrosospira sp. Is2 genomic window:
- the ppk1 gene encoding polyphosphate kinase 1 — translation MTNASAGTEFLNRELGQIAFNRRVLAQAENKATPSLERLKFLCIVSSNFDEFFEIRVAGLKEQMKLDTPGFGPDGMVPHQVFKLVSEQTHELVARQYQLLNQEILPGLASEGIHFLRRSAWNDVQREWIKAYFFRELMPVLTPIGLDISHPFPRVLNKSLNFAVELEGKDAFGRSSGTAIVQAPRVLPRVIQLPGEISTSEYNFVFLSSILHAHVGELFSGMSVLGCYQFRATRNSDLFVDEEEVKNLRIALQGELPQRHLGNAVRLEVADNCPQHMSDFLLEQLDLSRDDFYQVEGPVNLVRLMQVPDRIARPALKFRPFIPGLPVTLQKKKAADIFQMIRRNDILLHHPFQSFQPVIHFLQQAATDPDVVAIKQTVYRTGTDSLVMAALIAAASSGKEVTVVVELLARFDEEANINWAGRLEEVGAHVVYGVVALKTHAKMSMVVRREEGKLRRYVHLGTGNYHASTARLYTDFGLFTCHEEICADVNEVFMQLTGLGKAGKLKHLWQSPFSFHSQILAAINREVQCANSGKPARVIAKMNALLEPQIIKALYAASGAGVKIDLIVRGVCALRPGVKGLSENIRVRSIIGRFLEHSRIFYFRGDGTHAIYLSSADWMDRNFFRRIEICFPVLEPKLKKRVLTEGLNVYLKDNTQAWEMDGEGNYHLKTGRKGQKLCAQEALLTELAAAK, via the coding sequence ATGACAAATGCCTCAGCTGGCACCGAGTTTCTTAATCGGGAGTTAGGTCAGATAGCCTTCAACCGGCGAGTTCTTGCACAGGCGGAGAATAAAGCCACTCCGTCGCTGGAACGCCTGAAGTTTCTCTGCATCGTCAGCAGTAATTTCGATGAGTTTTTCGAGATACGCGTTGCGGGCCTGAAAGAGCAGATGAAGCTGGATACGCCCGGATTTGGACCTGACGGCATGGTGCCGCATCAGGTGTTCAAGTTGGTATCCGAGCAGACGCATGAACTGGTCGCGCGCCAGTATCAATTATTGAACCAGGAAATTCTGCCTGGGCTCGCAAGCGAGGGCATCCATTTTCTCCGCCGTTCCGCCTGGAATGACGTTCAACGCGAGTGGATCAAGGCCTATTTCTTTCGGGAACTGATGCCGGTACTTACTCCTATAGGTCTTGATATTTCACATCCTTTTCCGCGAGTGCTTAACAAAAGCTTGAATTTCGCGGTTGAACTGGAAGGCAAGGACGCTTTCGGGCGCAGTTCCGGAACAGCCATCGTTCAGGCGCCGCGGGTGTTACCACGCGTAATTCAGCTTCCCGGCGAAATCAGCACCTCCGAATATAACTTCGTGTTCCTATCGTCGATCTTGCACGCCCACGTAGGGGAGCTATTTTCCGGTATGAGTGTGCTGGGCTGCTACCAATTCCGCGCGACGCGCAACAGCGATTTGTTTGTGGATGAGGAAGAGGTAAAAAACTTGCGGATCGCTCTCCAGGGCGAGTTGCCTCAACGACATCTAGGCAACGCGGTACGGCTGGAAGTGGCGGACAATTGTCCTCAGCACATGTCAGATTTTTTACTGGAACAACTTGATCTTTCTCGAGACGACTTCTACCAGGTAGAAGGACCGGTAAACCTGGTGCGGCTGATGCAGGTGCCTGACCGTATCGCACGACCCGCCTTGAAGTTTCGGCCCTTCATTCCTGGCCTGCCGGTAACGCTGCAAAAGAAAAAAGCAGCGGATATTTTCCAGATGATACGAAGGAACGATATTCTGTTGCATCATCCTTTTCAATCATTTCAGCCGGTTATTCATTTTCTCCAGCAGGCTGCAACCGACCCCGACGTAGTTGCCATCAAGCAGACAGTATACCGAACGGGAACTGATTCCCTGGTAATGGCGGCGCTTATCGCTGCGGCGAGTAGTGGCAAAGAGGTGACCGTCGTGGTGGAGCTTCTGGCTCGTTTCGATGAGGAGGCCAATATCAATTGGGCGGGCCGCCTGGAGGAGGTCGGAGCGCACGTAGTATATGGTGTGGTCGCGCTTAAGACTCATGCCAAGATGTCAATGGTGGTGCGGCGTGAAGAGGGCAAGCTGCGGCGTTACGTCCATTTGGGAACGGGTAATTATCATGCGAGTACCGCCCGGCTCTACACGGATTTCGGACTCTTTACCTGCCATGAGGAAATCTGCGCCGACGTGAACGAAGTATTCATGCAACTGACGGGCCTCGGGAAGGCGGGAAAGTTAAAACATCTATGGCAATCGCCGTTCAGCTTCCACAGCCAGATACTCGCAGCAATCAATCGTGAAGTTCAGTGCGCCAACTCGGGGAAACCCGCTCGCGTTATTGCAAAAATGAATGCGCTGCTTGAGCCGCAGATCATCAAGGCGCTTTACGCCGCCTCAGGAGCGGGGGTTAAGATCGACCTTATCGTTCGTGGAGTGTGCGCACTACGTCCGGGCGTCAAAGGATTGTCGGAAAATATCCGAGTGCGTTCGATAATAGGGCGCTTTCTCGAACATAGCAGGATTTTTTACTTTCGAGGTGATGGAACACACGCCATATACCTTTCCAGCGCGGACTGGATGGATCGGAACTTCTTTCGCCGAATAGAGATATGTTTTCCGGTTCTGGAGCCGAAATTGAAAAAGCGAGTCCTTACAGAGGGCCTTAACGTATATCTCAAGGACAACACGCAGGCATGGGAAATGGACGGCGAAGGTAACTACCATCTCAAAACCGGCCGCAAAGGGCAGAAACTGTGCGCACAGGAGGCATTGCTTACGGAACTGGCGGCCGCGAAATAA
- a CDS encoding oxidative damage protection protein, which yields MARLVKCIKLGREMEGLDFQPYPGELGKRIFDNVSKEAWAGWIQHQTMLVNENRLNLSDIKARKYLAEQLEAYFFGSGAEQPLGYVPPAT from the coding sequence ATGGCGAGATTGGTAAAATGCATCAAATTGGGGAGGGAAATGGAAGGACTGGATTTTCAACCTTATCCGGGCGAATTGGGGAAACGTATTTTCGACAACGTCTCCAAGGAAGCGTGGGCTGGCTGGATTCAGCATCAGACGATGCTAGTTAACGAAAACCGCCTGAACCTCTCAGATATTAAGGCTCGAAAATACTTGGCCGAACAGCTAGAGGCGTATTTCTTCGGGAGTGGAGCAGAGCAGCCGCTGGGCTATGTGCCACCCGCGACGTGA
- the argA gene encoding amino-acid N-acetyltransferase — MRFDNDFVTWFRSVAPYVNSFRNKTFVVAFGGEVVADGKFVELVHDLNSLASLGVRLVLVHGARPQIESRLGERSLQTIYIRGMRVTDADTLQCVKESIGRVRVEIEALLSMGLPNSPMANAAIRVASGNFVTARPVGIIEGIDLMHTGEVRKVDTAAIRARLEQGEVALLSPLGYSPTGEIFNLTLENVAAETAIALKAEKLIFLMDPEGIEKRNSECSEAVLLRELTVAEGKALLRESASQGARLSEDVQLYLPFALQACERGVSRVHLISRHVDGAMLLELFTHSGIGTMISEGPLQNLRDARIEDVGAILQLIEPLEADGTLVRRNRELLEMEIARFVVVEHDCIIIGCAALYPFPDDNATELACLTVHSDYRSAGCGDALLKNIEGKARSLGSKKLFVLTTRTAHWFVERGFVETGVGELPRAKQGLYNYQRRSKVFVKQL, encoded by the coding sequence GTGAGATTCGATAATGACTTCGTTACGTGGTTCCGCTCAGTAGCGCCTTACGTCAATTCGTTCCGCAACAAAACATTTGTAGTTGCCTTCGGCGGCGAAGTGGTCGCCGACGGAAAATTTGTCGAGCTCGTTCACGACCTCAATTCGCTGGCGAGCCTGGGGGTGCGACTAGTGCTGGTACATGGTGCGCGTCCGCAAATTGAATCCCGACTAGGCGAACGCAGTCTCCAGACGATTTATATCAGAGGAATGCGAGTCACCGACGCGGATACGCTGCAATGCGTAAAAGAATCAATAGGACGCGTTCGGGTCGAAATTGAGGCCTTGCTGTCAATGGGATTGCCCAATTCACCCATGGCGAATGCTGCTATTCGTGTGGCCAGCGGAAACTTTGTCACCGCCCGCCCGGTCGGGATTATCGAGGGTATCGACCTGATGCATACCGGGGAGGTCCGCAAAGTAGATACCGCGGCGATCCGGGCGCGGCTGGAGCAAGGCGAAGTCGCGCTGCTTTCCCCGCTAGGCTATTCACCGACCGGCGAAATTTTTAATTTGACTCTGGAAAATGTGGCCGCCGAAACCGCCATCGCGCTCAAAGCGGAAAAACTCATCTTTTTGATGGATCCCGAGGGAATTGAAAAAAGAAATTCCGAGTGCTCCGAGGCGGTACTGTTGCGCGAGTTGACTGTGGCCGAAGGCAAAGCGCTGCTTCGCGAATCAGCGAGCCAGGGTGCCAGGCTCTCCGAGGACGTTCAACTGTACCTGCCCTTTGCTTTGCAAGCTTGTGAGCGCGGCGTATCGCGTGTTCACCTCATCAGTCGCCACGTGGACGGCGCAATGCTGCTGGAGTTATTCACTCACAGCGGTATTGGAACCATGATATCGGAGGGTCCCCTCCAGAATTTAAGAGACGCAAGGATAGAGGATGTCGGCGCGATACTGCAATTGATAGAACCGCTCGAAGCCGATGGAACCTTGGTGCGCCGTAATCGTGAATTGCTGGAAATGGAAATTGCACGCTTTGTGGTAGTCGAGCACGATTGCATAATAATCGGTTGCGCGGCCCTCTATCCCTTTCCTGACGACAATGCGACCGAACTTGCGTGCCTTACGGTTCATTCCGATTATCGCAGCGCGGGGTGCGGCGACGCGTTGCTCAAAAACATCGAGGGTAAAGCAAGATCGTTAGGGAGCAAGAAACTGTTCGTGTTGACAACTCGAACCGCCCATTGGTTTGTTGAACGCGGATTTGTTGAAACCGGGGTAGGCGAATTACCGAGAGCAAAGCAGGGGCTATACAATTATCAGCGGCGTTCGAAGGTGTTCGTTAAGCAGCTTTAG
- a CDS encoding 16S rRNA (uracil(1498)-N(3))-methyltransferase — protein sequence MTLPRFYCPVEISPGQTIDLPESIGHHAARVLRLEHGAGLILFNGRGGEFRSVITRIGRNSATVVAEKHLAIERESQLSITLAQAICGSEKMDWIVQKAVELGVNRIQPLATKRSIVRLSVERGEKRLDHLRKVVISACEQCGRNRIPEVSQPARLQNWLGQQIISPTNLAGDPPVDSYFVLSPAAKEGLRYYSLTSRVTAITLLVGPEGGFAPEEEAAAVLAGFLPLRLGPRILRAESAALAAVAAMQALWGDY from the coding sequence ATGACGCTCCCTCGCTTCTACTGCCCTGTCGAGATCTCCCCTGGTCAGACCATCGATCTGCCGGAGAGCATTGGGCATCACGCCGCACGCGTGCTGCGGCTCGAACATGGAGCCGGACTGATATTATTCAATGGTCGTGGGGGAGAGTTCCGGTCAGTTATTACTCGTATCGGCAGGAACAGCGCCACAGTTGTAGCCGAAAAGCATCTGGCTATTGAGCGTGAGTCGCAGCTTTCGATTACGCTCGCTCAGGCCATTTGTGGGAGCGAAAAGATGGACTGGATTGTGCAGAAAGCGGTGGAGCTGGGCGTAAACCGTATTCAGCCTTTGGCAACAAAACGAAGCATCGTCAGGCTTTCGGTCGAGCGGGGCGAAAAGCGACTGGACCACCTTCGGAAGGTTGTTATCTCCGCCTGTGAACAGTGCGGGAGAAACCGTATTCCCGAGGTTTCGCAACCCGCGCGGCTGCAAAACTGGCTTGGCCAGCAAATCATTTCCCCTACGAATCTGGCTGGTGACCCACCTGTGGATTCATATTTCGTGCTTTCCCCTGCAGCAAAGGAAGGCTTGCGTTATTATTCCCTTACGTCTCGAGTGACCGCTATCACGCTGCTAGTGGGGCCGGAGGGTGGCTTTGCCCCGGAAGAAGAGGCAGCTGCCGTCCTCGCCGGGTTTCTTCCGTTGAGGCTCGGTCCGCGCATTCTCCGCGCCGAAAGTGCGGCACTAGCGGCAGTTGCTGCAATGCAAGCGCTATGGGGGGATTACTGA
- a CDS encoding thioredoxin family protein, producing the protein MASLETPVCDFGWKAVDFDLPGVDGRRYNLASAQGEKGLLVMFICNHCPYVKAIRDRIARDVNELRDAGIGAIAIMSNDPADYPEDSFDNMAKVASEFDFTFPYVWDETQEIAKAYGAVCTPDFFGFNSKLELQYRGRLDASRKEAAPADIRRDLYEGMLQVAKTGQGPREQIPSIGCSIKWRME; encoded by the coding sequence ATGGCAAGTCTGGAAACACCAGTTTGTGATTTTGGTTGGAAGGCAGTAGATTTTGATCTGCCCGGGGTAGACGGACGGCGCTATAACCTCGCATCCGCCCAGGGCGAGAAAGGATTGTTGGTCATGTTTATATGTAACCACTGCCCTTATGTAAAGGCGATCCGTGATCGAATCGCGCGCGACGTGAACGAACTGCGCGACGCAGGTATCGGCGCGATTGCAATCATGTCGAACGATCCGGCCGACTATCCGGAGGACTCCTTCGATAACATGGCTAAAGTGGCGAGCGAATTTGACTTTACATTCCCTTACGTTTGGGATGAAACCCAGGAAATAGCGAAGGCGTACGGAGCGGTTTGCACGCCGGATTTCTTTGGCTTCAATAGCAAACTTGAATTGCAATACCGCGGGCGATTAGACGCGTCGCGCAAGGAGGCGGCCCCTGCTGATATAAGGCGCGACCTGTATGAGGGCATGCTGCAAGTAGCCAAGACCGGGCAGGGTCCGAGGGAACAGATACCAAGTATCGGTTGCTCGATCAAGTGGCGGATGGAATAG
- a CDS encoding inositol monophosphatase family protein: MLEAVVAAIKSVAQQEILPRYLRVARQRKADGSLFTEADIATQEALSRELCEIYRVPVVAEEMTEQEQKDRWEVGDRGLWCVDPIDGTTNFVNGLPYFAVSVALMRHGRSVLGVVYNPVSDEMFYAEKGCGAHLNGERLPIKAHVPALRGAVANIDLKRLSPELAQAICSATRPFSSQRNYGSCALEWCYTAAGRFDLYLHGGQKLWDYAAGSLILEEAGGHMSGFDRDDFWAEPLWQRPAIAALDPNLFSQWRDWVRAHR, translated from the coding sequence GTGCTGGAAGCTGTCGTTGCTGCCATCAAGTCCGTGGCACAGCAGGAGATCCTGCCGCGCTACCTGAGAGTCGCGCGCCAGCGAAAGGCTGACGGCAGCCTCTTTACTGAAGCGGATATCGCCACTCAGGAAGCATTGTCGCGTGAACTATGCGAGATTTATCGAGTCCCCGTTGTGGCGGAGGAGATGACGGAACAGGAGCAAAAGGACCGTTGGGAAGTGGGCGACCGCGGACTTTGGTGCGTGGACCCCATCGATGGCACGACAAACTTTGTTAACGGCCTGCCCTATTTTGCCGTATCGGTTGCCCTGATGCGTCATGGGAGAAGTGTTCTCGGCGTAGTGTATAACCCGGTTTCGGATGAAATGTTTTATGCTGAGAAAGGCTGTGGTGCCCACCTCAATGGTGAGAGGCTGCCCATCAAGGCACATGTGCCGGCATTACGGGGCGCGGTAGCGAACATTGATCTAAAGCGACTCAGCCCGGAACTTGCACAGGCGATTTGCTCCGCAACGCGGCCTTTCTCTTCCCAACGCAACTACGGATCTTGCGCCCTTGAATGGTGTTACACCGCCGCGGGCCGCTTCGACCTGTATCTGCACGGGGGACAAAAGCTGTGGGACTACGCTGCCGGCAGCCTCATCCTTGAAGAGGCGGGGGGTCATATGTCCGGCTTCGATCGCGATGATTTCTGGGCGGAACCACTCTGGCAACGTCCTGCCATCGCGGCCCTGGATCCCAACCTTTTCTCCCAATGGCGGGATTGGGTACGGGCGCATAGATAG
- a CDS encoding N-acyl amino acid synthase FeeM domain-containing protein, which produces MYSWRGYETENLVVSSHNSNRLTLEATMGRRVVGTLTLGLDSEEGLCADELYFDEINEFRREGRKLCELTKLAVDPQYSSKEILASLFHLAHIYGHKIHKATDLFIEVNPRHAGFYRRMLGLEQIGEERPCRRVQAPAVLMHLELDYVNAQISSLADSCRSSERSLYPYFFSKHEEKDLARKLERHNS; this is translated from the coding sequence ATGTACTCGTGGCGAGGTTATGAGACCGAGAATCTGGTTGTGTCATCTCATAACTCCAATCGGCTTACGCTTGAAGCAACAATGGGCCGCCGCGTGGTGGGCACGCTCACCTTGGGGTTAGATTCGGAAGAAGGTCTATGTGCTGATGAACTTTATTTTGACGAAATCAACGAGTTTCGTCGGGAAGGCAGAAAGCTGTGCGAACTCACGAAGCTTGCAGTAGATCCGCAGTACAGCTCAAAGGAAATCCTCGCTTCGCTGTTCCACTTAGCCCATATTTATGGGCATAAGATTCACAAAGCGACCGACTTGTTTATTGAAGTGAACCCACGTCATGCAGGTTTTTACCGCCGCATGCTCGGGCTCGAGCAGATCGGGGAAGAACGGCCGTGCCGCCGTGTCCAGGCGCCCGCGGTACTGATGCACCTGGAGTTGGACTATGTTAATGCTCAGATCTCTTCTCTGGCAGATTCATGCAGATCCAGCGAAAGATCCCTCTATCCTTATTTTTTTTCGAAACATGAGGAAAAGGATTTAGCCAGAAAGCTTGAGCGACATAATAGCTAG
- a CDS encoding SGNH/GDSL hydrolase family protein produces MKKIINVAILFAAAFILTPVLAAEPKYNAFYVFGDSLSDTGNVLAITKLQKIDPAIPPSESPHQTYYQGRFSNGPVAVEYLWRQLDDNASLTPFLSKPKIPSTGGVSFAFGGSTSGYLNQMPGGLYVPGVLGQIELYRKVLNGKTANSRALYAVWTGANDYLMGRTDQPSEVVTNISKAIQTLYSLGARNFLIPNLPDLGLTPMVQVNGGGADFMALTQSHNAQLAQALKQLTQRLRGIQIFYVDLFTLSQNLLSDDKKFMLIPPALEVLAPGTGATDCFITDPSICPDVDVSAELPPPHLVFWDLMHPTTFIHKLYGDAMLESLKAKK; encoded by the coding sequence ATGAAAAAGATTATCAATGTAGCGATCCTTTTTGCAGCTGCCTTCATACTAACCCCCGTCCTGGCAGCAGAGCCGAAATACAACGCGTTTTATGTGTTTGGCGATAGCCTGTCCGATACGGGGAACGTCTTAGCCATAACCAAGCTTCAGAAAATCGACCCGGCAATCCCTCCGTCAGAAAGCCCCCATCAGACTTACTATCAAGGCCGGTTTTCGAATGGTCCCGTCGCGGTTGAGTATCTCTGGCGTCAACTGGATGACAACGCATCTCTTACCCCTTTTTTGTCTAAGCCAAAGATCCCTTCAACCGGAGGGGTCAGCTTTGCATTTGGCGGCTCGACATCGGGGTATCTCAACCAGATGCCCGGGGGATTATACGTCCCCGGGGTCCTGGGGCAAATCGAGCTATACCGCAAAGTCTTGAATGGCAAAACCGCCAACTCCCGTGCACTGTATGCGGTATGGACTGGAGCGAACGATTACCTTATGGGGAGAACGGATCAGCCAAGCGAAGTCGTTACAAACATTAGCAAAGCCATACAGACCCTCTACTCATTGGGCGCACGCAACTTCCTGATACCGAACCTCCCCGACCTAGGTTTAACGCCAATGGTTCAGGTAAATGGGGGTGGAGCGGACTTCATGGCGCTCACTCAAAGCCATAATGCACAGCTGGCTCAGGCGCTTAAGCAATTGACTCAGCGGCTGCGGGGAATCCAGATTTTTTACGTGGATCTGTTTACGCTATCACAGAATCTGCTGAGTGATGATAAGAAGTTCATGCTTATCCCTCCTGCTCTGGAAGTTCTGGCCCCAGGGACAGGAGCGACAGACTGTTTTATAACGGATCCTTCCATCTGCCCAGACGTGGATGTGAGCGCGGAATTGCCGCCCCCCCATTTAGTTTTCTGGGATCTGATGCACCCCACCACTTTTATCCACAAGCTTTACGGCGACGCGATGCTTGAAAGCCTGAAGGCAAAGAAATAA